In Actinomyces weissii, a genomic segment contains:
- the trpB gene encoding tryptophan synthase subunit beta — protein MNMNSPSTPAPEIRLRDTLLNAYFGEYGGQYVPDQLLPVLDELERAYVEALADPGFLAELDRLQREYLGRPTAVTECANLPLPGHGRGKARIFLKREDLVHGGAHKGNQVLAQALIARRMGKTRLVAETGAGQHGTATAMVAALMGMDCTIYMGATDVARQQPNVRRMRLMGATVVPVTNEDGGSMSNAIDVALGDWVENLATTHYLLGSACGPHPFPTLVREFQSVISRESRAQMLERTGRLPDYVVAAVGGGSNAIGAFAEYLKDEPGNEQVRLVGVEPAGEGLETSRHGAPLNRGVVGVLHGSRSYVLRSSDGDLGESFSVSAGLDYPGVGPEHAHLMDTGRATYVGADDNEALQAFRLLSRYEGIIPALESSHALAHALRIAQELEGQEVAEPVSILVNLSGRGDKDMEYVQNVLGELMFADPAQVPTKGLRISEILRMMTAESNAREAGRSVAHQG, from the coding sequence ATGAACATGAACAGCCCTAGCACCCCCGCACCGGAGATCCGTCTGCGTGACACGCTCCTGAACGCCTACTTCGGCGAGTACGGGGGCCAGTACGTGCCCGACCAGCTGCTGCCGGTGCTCGACGAGCTGGAGCGGGCCTACGTGGAGGCCCTGGCCGACCCGGGCTTCCTGGCCGAGCTCGACCGCCTGCAGCGCGAGTACCTGGGCCGCCCCACCGCCGTCACCGAGTGCGCGAACCTGCCCCTGCCCGGGCACGGCCGCGGCAAGGCCCGGATCTTCCTGAAGCGGGAGGACCTGGTGCACGGCGGTGCCCACAAGGGCAACCAGGTACTGGCGCAGGCCCTGATCGCCAGGCGCATGGGCAAGACCCGCCTGGTGGCGGAGACCGGCGCGGGCCAGCACGGCACCGCCACCGCCATGGTCGCGGCCCTGATGGGCATGGACTGCACCATCTACATGGGGGCCACCGACGTCGCCCGCCAGCAGCCCAACGTGCGCCGCATGCGTCTGATGGGGGCCACCGTGGTGCCGGTGACCAATGAGGACGGCGGCTCCATGTCCAACGCGATCGACGTGGCCCTGGGCGACTGGGTGGAGAACCTGGCCACCACCCACTACCTGCTGGGCTCGGCCTGCGGCCCCCACCCCTTCCCCACCCTGGTGCGGGAGTTCCAGTCCGTGATCTCGCGGGAGTCGCGCGCCCAGATGCTGGAGCGCACGGGGCGGCTGCCGGACTACGTGGTGGCGGCCGTGGGCGGGGGCTCCAACGCTATCGGCGCCTTTGCCGAGTACTTGAAGGACGAGCCGGGCAACGAGCAGGTGCGCCTGGTGGGGGTGGAGCCTGCCGGTGAGGGGCTGGAGACCTCCCGCCACGGGGCGCCGCTGAACCGGGGCGTGGTGGGGGTGCTGCACGGCTCGCGCTCCTACGTGCTGCGCTCCTCCGACGGCGACCTGGGCGAGTCCTTCTCAGTGTCCGCGGGCCTGGACTACCCGGGGGTGGGGCCGGAGCACGCCCACCTGATGGACACGGGCCGGGCCACCTACGTGGGGGCGGACGACAACGAGGCCCTGCAGGCCTTCCGGCTGCTGAGCCGCTACGAGGGCATCATCCCGGCCCTGGAGTCCTCCCACGCCCTGGCCCACGCCCTGCGGATCGCCCAGGAGCTGGAGGGGCAGGAGGTCGCCGAGCCGGTGAGCATCCTGGTGAACCTCTCGGGCCGGGGGGACAAGGACATGGAGTACGTGCAGAACGTGCTGGGCGAGCTGATGTTCGCCGACCCCGCCCAGGTGCCCACCAAGGGGCTGCGCATCTCGGAGATCCTGCGGATGATGACGGCGGAGTCCAACGCCCGCGAGGCGGGGCGCTCCGTGGCGCACCAGGGCTGA
- the rsmD gene encoding 16S rRNA (guanine(966)-N(2))-methyltransferase RsmD yields the protein MTRIVAGSAGGRRIEVPRSGTRPTSDRVREALFGRLEHYGVVAGARVLDLCAGSGALGLEAASRGATDVTLVDSARAATQVCAANVKALGLRGVRVVTAKVTSFLAGVAGAGVDLVLLDPPYDLPEAELSLMLEPLARTEDPWLAEGAVVVVERSSRSPEPTWPAGLRRFSEKRYGETRVWFAELETADDAA from the coding sequence ATGACCAGGATCGTGGCGGGTAGTGCGGGTGGACGGCGTATCGAGGTGCCTCGTTCCGGCACCCGCCCCACCTCGGACCGGGTGCGGGAGGCGCTGTTTGGCCGCCTGGAGCACTACGGGGTGGTTGCTGGGGCCCGGGTACTGGACCTGTGCGCAGGCTCGGGGGCACTGGGGCTGGAGGCAGCCAGCCGGGGGGCCACGGACGTGACCCTGGTGGACTCGGCGCGGGCCGCCACGCAGGTGTGCGCGGCCAACGTGAAGGCCTTGGGCCTGCGGGGGGTGCGGGTGGTGACTGCTAAGGTCACGTCCTTCCTGGCGGGGGTGGCGGGGGCCGGGGTGGACCTGGTGCTGCTGGACCCGCCCTATGACCTGCCGGAGGCGGAGCTGTCCCTGATGCTGGAGCCGCTGGCGCGCACGGAGGACCCGTGGCTGGCCGAGGGGGCCGTGGTGGTGGTGGAGCGCTCCTCCCGCTCCCCCGAGCCCACCTGGCCTGCGGGCCTGCGGCGTTTCAGCGAGAAACGCTACGGGGAGACGCGCGTCTGGTTCGCCGAGCTGGAGACAGCCGACGACGCCGCCTGA
- a CDS encoding ATP-dependent DNA helicase RecG, translating into MDKLVGPGTAKQLAALGLETGADLLRHLPRRYESWGELTDLRTLVEGEAATVQAQVLQASSRRTRSGRPPALLEAVITDGTTQMDVVLFGAAGMMRSYADRLPPGATVLVSGKVGLRLGRRQLTGARFQVLDDLDEAERQALLARPIPVYRATESLPSWRVGKAVRTVLDQLLPGDVPEPLPEQVRQDAGLVDALTAYRWAHTPVDEQQWRAARRRLRHEEAFVLQAALAQRRLQHQHSRAAVAWPVPAASGSLRADLDAALPYELTDSQQRVGQELAEALDSTTPMLRLLQGDVGSGKTVVALRAMLQVVGAGGQAALLAPTEVLAAQHAASLTSLLGPLAGSGMLGGAERATRVLLLTGSATAPQRRQVLADLASGEPVLVVGTHALLSQTVQMPRLGLVVVDEQHRFGVAQRDVLRERGGVLDPATGERAVPHLLVMTATPIPRTIAMTVFGDLEASVLEGLPAGRAPVSTHLVPWERQSWVARVWQRAAQEIAEGGRVYVVCPRIDAGDEPEDGGDEPLDGGAGLDGGGERDVGAGLLDGGGERDAGAGLLDGGGERDAGAGLLPGVSPAEAAAGGPGEGARPLASVTQWQELLAAEPALAGVGVGVLTGRMGAPEKATAMAAFASGQLPLLLATTVVEVGVDVPEATMMVVLDAERFGLSQLHQLRGRVGRGSRPGICMAVTGAQVGSPAYHRLRAFAATTDGFALAEADLELRSEGDVLGAAQSGRTSGLDLLRVRRDAALIARARQEATEVVSADPLLQGHRALAAAIAYRLDEESQAFLERV; encoded by the coding sequence CTGGACAAGCTGGTGGGGCCGGGCACCGCCAAGCAGCTCGCGGCCCTGGGGCTGGAAACCGGTGCGGACCTGCTGCGCCACCTGCCCAGGCGCTACGAGTCCTGGGGGGAGCTCACGGACCTGCGGACCCTGGTGGAGGGGGAGGCGGCTACGGTCCAGGCCCAGGTGCTGCAGGCATCCTCCCGCCGCACCCGCTCCGGGCGTCCCCCCGCCCTGCTGGAGGCCGTCATCACGGACGGCACCACCCAGATGGACGTGGTGCTCTTTGGGGCCGCGGGCATGATGCGCTCCTACGCTGACCGCCTGCCCCCCGGAGCCACCGTGCTCGTCAGCGGCAAGGTGGGGCTGCGCCTGGGCCGCCGCCAGCTGACCGGCGCCCGCTTCCAGGTGCTGGACGACCTGGACGAGGCCGAGCGCCAGGCCCTGCTGGCCCGCCCCATCCCCGTGTACCGGGCCACTGAGTCCCTGCCCTCCTGGCGCGTAGGCAAGGCCGTGCGCACCGTGCTGGACCAGCTGCTGCCCGGGGACGTGCCCGAGCCCCTGCCCGAGCAGGTGCGGCAGGACGCTGGCCTGGTGGACGCCCTGACCGCCTACCGGTGGGCGCACACGCCGGTCGATGAGCAGCAGTGGCGGGCGGCCCGCCGTCGCCTGCGCCACGAGGAGGCCTTCGTGCTGCAGGCCGCCCTGGCCCAGCGGCGCCTGCAGCACCAGCACAGCCGGGCCGCCGTGGCCTGGCCGGTGCCCGCCGCCAGCGGCTCCTTGCGGGCGGACCTGGACGCTGCCCTGCCCTACGAGCTCACGGACTCCCAGCAGCGGGTGGGTCAGGAGCTGGCGGAGGCGCTGGACTCCACCACCCCCATGCTGCGCCTGCTGCAGGGCGACGTCGGCTCGGGCAAGACGGTGGTGGCCCTGCGCGCCATGCTGCAGGTGGTGGGGGCGGGGGGCCAGGCCGCCCTGCTGGCCCCCACGGAGGTGCTGGCCGCCCAGCACGCCGCCTCCCTGACCAGCCTGCTGGGGCCCCTGGCGGGCAGCGGGATGCTGGGGGGCGCGGAGCGGGCCACGCGCGTACTGCTGCTGACCGGCTCCGCCACCGCCCCCCAGCGCCGTCAGGTGCTGGCTGACCTGGCCTCGGGGGAGCCGGTACTGGTGGTGGGCACCCACGCCCTGCTGTCACAGACCGTGCAGATGCCGCGCCTGGGCCTGGTGGTGGTTGACGAGCAGCACCGTTTCGGGGTGGCGCAGCGTGACGTCCTGCGGGAGCGGGGCGGGGTGCTGGACCCGGCCACGGGGGAGAGGGCGGTGCCGCACCTGCTGGTGATGACCGCCACCCCGATCCCGCGCACGATCGCCATGACGGTGTTCGGGGACCTGGAGGCCAGTGTGCTGGAGGGGCTGCCTGCGGGGCGCGCCCCGGTGTCTACCCACCTGGTGCCCTGGGAGCGGCAGTCCTGGGTGGCGCGGGTGTGGCAGCGGGCCGCCCAGGAGATCGCGGAGGGCGGGCGCGTGTACGTGGTCTGCCCGCGCATTGACGCCGGTGATGAGCCGGAGGACGGCGGGGACGAGCCGCTGGACGGCGGGGCTGGGCTGGACGGCGGGGGTGAACGGGACGTCGGGGCGGGGCTGCTGGACGGCGGGGGTGAACGGGACGCCGGGGCGGGGCTGCTGGACGGCGGGGGTGAACGGGACGCCGGGGCGGGGCTGCTGCCGGGTGTGTCTCCGGCGGAGGCGGCTGCGGGCGGTCCGGGGGAGGGGGCCCGGCCGCTGGCCTCCGTGACCCAGTGGCAGGAGCTCCTGGCCGCCGAGCCTGCCCTGGCCGGTGTGGGGGTGGGGGTGCTCACCGGCCGCATGGGGGCGCCGGAGAAGGCGACGGCGATGGCGGCCTTCGCCTCCGGGCAGCTGCCCCTGCTGCTGGCCACCACGGTGGTTGAGGTGGGGGTGGACGTGCCGGAGGCCACCATGATGGTGGTGCTGGACGCGGAGCGTTTTGGGCTCTCCCAGCTGCACCAGCTGCGGGGCCGGGTGGGGCGCGGCAGCAGGCCGGGGATCTGCATGGCGGTCACGGGGGCGCAGGTGGGTTCCCCGGCCTACCACCGGCTGCGGGCCTTCGCGGCGACGACGGACGGCTTTGCCCTGGCGGAGGCGGACCTGGAGCTGCGCAGTGAGGGGGACGTGCTGGGGGCGGCCCAGTCGGGGCGGACCAGCGGGCTGGACCTGCTGCGGGTGCGGCGTGACGCGGCGCTGATCGCCCGCGCCCGGCAGGAGGCCACCGAGGTGGTGTCCGCTGATCCGCTGCTGCAGGGGCACCGGGCGCTCGCGGCGGCCATTGCCTACCGGCTCGACGAGGAGTCCCAGGCCTTCCTGGAGCGGGTTTGA